The genomic window CACAACTACGGGCTGACCCACACCAAGCACCCGGAGACCGGCAAGCGCAACCTCGGCCTCTACCGGCTCCAGCAGCACGGCCCGAACACCCTCGGCATGCACTGGCAGATCCACAAGGACTCCACCGCCCACCACGCGGTCGCCGAGCGGCTCGGCCAGCGGCTGCCGGTCGCGATCGCGATCGGCTGCGACCCGGTGGTCAGCTACGCCGCCTCCGCACCGCTTCCCGGCGACATCGACGAGTACCTGTTCGCCGGCTTCCTGCGCGGCGAGCGGGTCGAGATGGTCGACTGCCTCACCGTGCCGCTCCAGGTGCCGGCGCACGCCCAGATCGTGCTGGAGGGCTACCTGGAGCCCGGCGAGCGGCTGCCCGAGGGCCCGTTCGGCGACCACACCGGCTTCTACACCCCGGTCGAGCCGTTCCCGGTGCTGCACATCGAGGCCATGACCATGCAGCGCGACCCGGTCTACCACTCGATCATCACGTCCAAGCCGCCCCAGGAGGACCACGGCCTGGGCAAGGCCACCGAGCGGATCTTCCAGCCGCTGCTCAAGCTGCTGATCCCGGACATCGTCGACTACGACCTGCCGGCCGCCGGGGTCTTCCACAACTGCGCGATCGTGTCGATCCGCAAGCGCTACCCGAAGCACGCGCAGAAGGTGATGAACGCGATCTGGGGCGCGCACCTGATGTCGCTGACCAAGCTGATCGTGATCGTCGACGAGGACTGCGACGTGCACGACTACAACGAGGTCGCCTTCCGCGCCTTCGGCAACGTCGACTACGCCCGCGACCTGCTCCTCACCGAGGGGCCCGTGGACCACCTCGACCACGCTTCGTACCAGCAGTTCTGGGGCGGCAAGGTGGGCGTCGACGCGACCCGCAAGCTGCCCACCGAGGGCTACAGCCGGGGCTGGCCGGAGGAGATGTCGATGTCGCCCGAGGTGGTCTCGCTGGTCGACAAGCGCTGGAAGGAGTACGGGATCTGATGGCCGTCCTCGACGCGCCGGCCGAGAAGCCGGGCCGGGTGAAGTCCTTCCTCAAACTGGTCGCGATCGAGCACTCGGTCTTCGCGCTGCCGTTCGCGTACCTGTCGGCGCTGACCGCGATGCGGGT from Micromonospora kangleipakensis includes these protein-coding regions:
- a CDS encoding menaquinone biosynthesis decarboxylase: MAARGFPYTDLKDFLAALERAGELRRVSVPVDPTLEISEVVTRTVRAGGPALLFERPTRGEMPVAINLFGTEKRMAMALGVDSLDEIGERIGALIKPELPVGWSGIREGLGKVMQLKSVPPRKVKTAPCQQVVYRGDDVDLNRLPGLQVWPGDGGIFHNYGLTHTKHPETGKRNLGLYRLQQHGPNTLGMHWQIHKDSTAHHAVAERLGQRLPVAIAIGCDPVVSYAASAPLPGDIDEYLFAGFLRGERVEMVDCLTVPLQVPAHAQIVLEGYLEPGERLPEGPFGDHTGFYTPVEPFPVLHIEAMTMQRDPVYHSIITSKPPQEDHGLGKATERIFQPLLKLLIPDIVDYDLPAAGVFHNCAIVSIRKRYPKHAQKVMNAIWGAHLMSLTKLIVIVDEDCDVHDYNEVAFRAFGNVDYARDLLLTEGPVDHLDHASYQQFWGGKVGVDATRKLPTEGYSRGWPEEMSMSPEVVSLVDKRWKEYGI